The Gloeomargarita lithophora Alchichica-D10 genomic sequence CGTTGGCTCACGGGCAGTGTGGTGGGTTTGGTGTTAATTGGGGTGATGGTGCCAATTGGCAAAAATATTCTCAAGAAAAATCTCTGGAGTACCAATCCGACTCAGGTGATTTTGATTGGCTTTTTCTTGGTAGCAACGATTGGGGCATTGGTCGCTTTATATTATGCCCAGAAAAAAGTTTGGCGGGCAGTATTTGCGACGTTTACCGGCATTGGCCTAGTCGTTTTAGGTGCCCAGGAGGGGGTGTGGCGACGGGGGTTTGAATGGTGGGTTTCCCATTACTATTACGGCATTACGGCGGCTTTGTTAATGGTGTTTTCCCTGGCGATTTTGCCGGATATTTACCAAGACCGCACCCACACCTGGCGCAAGGTGCATATTGCTCTCAATACGATTGCTTTGTTGTTC encodes the following:
- a CDS encoding DUF4079 domain-containing protein; amino-acid sequence: MKFIDLLRLIHPTLAVIVVFPLIGIVSNLAWQTMQRRRQLKDGGKSKIPPVVGPEHAKLGRWLTGSVVGLVLIGVMVPIGKNILKKNLWSTNPTQVILIGFFLVATIGALVALYYAQKKVWRAVFATFTGIGLVVLGAQEGVWRRGFEWWVSHYYYGITAALLMVFSLAILPDIYQDRTHTWRKVHIALNTIALLFFIGQGFTGTRDLLEIPLSWQEPAVYSCDFVKLTCPQTQP